ACCATACTTAATCAGATCTTCGGCCACCATCTTGCGTCGCGAAAATTTACGAATGGTTAATGTCGGCCCACGCAACGAAAGTGGCGGAATAATGGCGTTCACGCGCGATCCGTCCCTGAGGCGCGCATCGACCATTGGCGAGCTTTCATCAATACGCCGTCCAAGCGGCGTGACAATACGTTCTATTGCTCCCAATACCGCAATGTCGCTGGTAAAAGTTGCAGTCGACAACTCCAATCGTCCGCCGCGTTCAACCCAAATTTCATCATGACGATTCACCATGATTTCAGTGATACCCTCATCGGCTATCATTGGCTCAAGAGGCCCTAGGCCTACCGCTTCGTCCAGCACTTCTTTGGTCAGAATTTCCGTATCGATGTGATCCGGAACATTGAATGTCGAACCCAACAGTTCCTTGATCAGCGATTTGACATTCGCTTTGAGATCTTGCTCGGACATCTTATTGGCATCAATGCGACGCAAATCTATCTCATGCAGTACTGCATTGTGCAAAGTTTTACGCCAGCGTGCAAACTCCAAATCGATCACACGCCCCGAAACATTCCCGGATTGAGTAGCTTCATCTGCACTAGCTACCGTCTCTTTTGGCTGCACCGAACGTAAACTCGATACGGACGGCTCAGTCGTGGCCACTTGCTGTTTGGTTGAAGGTTGCCGCTCATCTGCCAAACGGTCGTCCTTCGGCGTAATCAATGGGGCTTGTTCCAGTTCACGATCCTTCGCAGCCGATGGCACGTTTAAAATCTCTGGTTTGACAGCTGGCTGCGGTGCCCGATCCGCTCCCGATTCCTGCGCCGAATCCGTATATAGGGTTAGAACGTAATTGCCGATTTTAACTGCAGTATTGTTTACCAGCGGACCCAGTCGATTAATGCGTTCACCATCAACCCATGTGCCGAAAATACTGCCACTGTCTTCAATAAAAACACTACCGTCATCAATCAGAAATGTCGCATGCAACTTGCTGATGTTCCAACCCTTTAGGCGTAAATCGCTACCGTCTGCCTTACCAATAACAAAGCGCTCTTTATCGATCAACACCTCATCCAATATGTCATAATCGTCCGACACTACCGTCAACAGAAAACGACTCTGGGTTTTCATCATGAAAATTGTTCCTGCATATAAAAATAATCAAATCATCATCGCCAAGGTCGCCGTCGGTGATTCTTTTTTTAGTCGCGCTCGCGGCCTGATGTTTTCAAAAAAACTCGATCCGCAGCACGGATTTCTGCTGAAGAACTGTAACTCCGTCCATACATTCTTCATGCACTTCACTATCGCCGTAGTGTATCTTTCGGCAGATTTTGTCGTTACCAAGATAATTCCGTTAATGCCACGCAGGCGCCTCTCAGGTGATCGCTCCGCATGCCATACCCTCGAACTTCACCCCGTCACACTGGCCGAACTGAAACTCAAAGTGGGAGATCAACTGCGCTTTTGATGTGCAGTTAAATACCATCTCGACGTAATCCGCGAGCACGACCCGTTAATGATTTTTGTGTTCTGGCAGCGAATCGATTTCTACTGGTGGCGACGCTATCGGCTCGGGTTTAGGCTCGGTCATTAGGTTTTGTAGCGCAGGCAGTTCAGATTGCACCTCCATCCCGGCGCTCTTGCGTGACTGATTAATCCTGTTTGTCAAATTACGCAATGCATTTGAACTATCCCCAGCCTCGCCCTCATGGTTATGAGGAATTGCCACCAGATAGACTTCGGTCTGGTTGCGAGTCGTGCCAGTGCTTTTGAATAGATTGCCCACTACTGGCACGTCACCGAGTCCAGGTACTTTCTGAACATCGGTGCTGCCATCTTGACTGTACAAGCCGGACAGAATAATCGCATCGCCGGTCTTCACAGAGAAATCCGTTTCCGTGCGCCGTGTAGTAAAACCAGGTATACCGCCGACACTTACTGATGGATCGATTTTGCTTACTTCAGCTTTGAGTATTCCAGTGACATTGCCAAACTCATCGAGATGAGGAGCAATCTCGATCAGAATACCGTAGGGCTTGAAAGTGACATTAGTGCCATTTTGGCTGACAGTAGGAATTGGAACCTCACCGCCTGCAACGAATCTGGCCTCTCCACCATTACGCGTCGCAATGCTCGGCGATGCCAGCACAAAGGCTTCACCACTATCAACCGCTAGCTGGATAATCGACGGAATAGCTATCGACGCATTCACAGCAGCGCTCACACCACGTAGTTTGCGGTTCGGCAAATCGAAAGCTCCGCCGGTATCGCCAGAATTTTGCGGCAAGGGGCGAAGATTGGCGCTGCCTCGGGTAGCTTCGCCGAATATGCCGATATTGAAACCATTAAAACTCTTTGCCCAATTGACGCCAAGATTTTCCAGATATCCCTTTTTGAATTCCACAAAGTACAAGTCAAATACCAGCATCTGAGATGCCTGTTTGTATGCGGGAACCACGTCCAGATCAAGTTTTGTGCTATTAACCAGGTTTGCGTATTGATCTGTCAGAGCAGTGATCTTGGCAAGTTCTTCACGCGTCGTTATGCTTCCTTCCACAAATAACTTCTCACCATGTCGTACCACGTCGATATTGGGTAGATCCGCTAGCGCTTGTTTGATATCACGCTGTTGCTTGAGGATATTCAACGCGGTTACTCGCAAGCGAATTTCGCGGGATAAATTCGGTTTCTTCCACAACAGAATGTTTGTCAGGCCGACCTCCTGGGCAATCACCAATAATTTGGTTTTTTCAATTACAGCGGTCGAAGCAATCTTGCCATTGCCAATTGCTATGCGATTGACCGAACCAACCTCAAAAACCCTTGCCTCGCCCGCATACATCACAATTTCGTCATCGATCGGCGCGACCTGCTTCGAGATGGCGACACGTCCTGACTGTGATTGGAGGGAGCCAAGAGTACTAGCGTTACGCCATGACGAGTCGTCCGGCGGTGAAGCCGGGAGGCTACCGCCACCTTGAACGTTACCGTTCAGATATTCGATTGCGTCGCCGCGCATTTGACTCTGATTTTGCTTTGCCCGGATTAATGCCTGTCCATTTCTCGTAGGATCACCAGCAGAAAAAGCGTGACTACTCACCATCGCGGAAAGTAATAGGCTCGCGCGTAATAATTTTTGATTCTTCATGTCATTGCTTATTTTCTATTAAGTGTTGCTATTGATTTCCTGCCATGCTTCCCAGGAAGCGTTTCAGTGCTTCGATTTTTTTCCCAGGGTCTTCATCGCCACCGACATATTCGCCCGTCTTGAATCGACCTCCGATGATGTAATCGACTTGTGGTCCCGTCGGCATCTTCAAGCGTCGTTTTCCATCGGGATCTACAACGTCGGACAAGAAGATTTTTTTCTCGGCATTTCCTTCTTCATCAGGGCGCCGCAACACTGCAACGATGCGTGCACCGGTTTGTATCAAAATCACTCGCTGAGCGTCTGCTGCAGGTACTGCGATGGTGACTGTGCTATACATCGTTCGAGTGTCAGCCCGGCGAGTGCCGGCACCAACTTCACGTGCGCGATCAGCAGCCTCCACCTCACGTACCGTAGTCTGACCAGTTGCCCGTACTTCGACGTTGGTCAGCAGAGGCGCAAGCATGGTGTCTTCCTGACCAGGTGCAGCACCTGCTCCCGCCTCCAGCGGACGCTTCATCATGTAGAACAGATCAATGTGATCGCCGGCGCGAAGCAGCCCTGAGAAAGAATTAATTTCATCGACGGGAATAGTGATAGCGCGACTGCCAGGATCAATAGACTTGGAAAACGGAACTGATTCATACAGCAGAAAATATGACTCCAATAAAGGCGTTCCCTTGCGTACAGGGCGAATGAGCTTCTTTCCAATATATGCATCGATCTGTTCAGGTGCGATCACATCGAAATTCATATATTCTTTGGGCACATTGCGCGCAGCTACCTGCTCCATGTTCAATACATCTCCGGGGTTAAGATCGACCCGCGGAACAGTGACCGTTGTACGAATTTTGCTGGCCTCATCGTTGAGACTTTTCTCGATTTCACTAGATCGCGTGCGCAGATAATTGTTGGCCAAAAACACTGCGAACGCAGCAACTAGAACGATGATGATGAGTGGCGCCGCTTTTTTTATTTTTTGCAGATCAATGAGACGTTTTAATTTCATGATGATGAGATAAAAGTAATCGGGGAAGCGCGTGGCTTTTACTCAAACGCTTAGCAAAACTCTATTTCTACAGGAAGAAAATTAGTGGCAAGATGGAATTCTTGCGGGAGGACGATTAACGTTATTCCCCTCACAAAAGCAGCATGCCTTATGGCGAACTAGAAAGAGATGCCGGTGCCGCGGATGCTGCAGACCTATCGAGACTTTCTCCCCACCAGTGATCACTGACCTGATTTTTCGGAGCAAGACCATCTAAGTTGTACTGTCCAAGACAAAAGCCAATTTGAGGTTCTGTAGGATCGTATGTGGTAGAACCGACAATCTCGTTCCACATTTTACGAACAAGGTCAATCACCTGAAATCCATCGTCGTTGACAGGAGGAGTTGGGGGGCCTAATGGATAAAATGGCTGCCAATGCAACGCATTCTGTGCGCGATAACTGGCCGCGGCACTAAACGGGTAACGACCACGATCAAGCGCCTTTGACCTGAAGTCGGCGACCATTGAAGAAGGTGAATCCCCGCTGTCAAATAGGCGTGTGAGTCCGATAATGACACTGTTGGCAATCGGTACTTTAAGCGGATAACTCCACAGTATCTCGATCGACAAGACGGTGTTTTCCTGAATCGTTTTTCCGGTCCATCGTCCTTTCAGACCGGAGTCAGTATCGATGTCGTAGGTATCAGCTGCCGCTGTCCCAAGCGGCGTACGAAAACGCATATAGTCGGCAGGAATTTTTAAAATACCGTAATCGATGCCCTGTAATTCGATGTTGCCAGATTCGAGAAACGCAGCTTGGGTTGGATTGTGATAGAGGATGCATGAATTGGGTAAGGCATCCAGATAGGCATCAAATTGCGCACGCCATTTTTGTCCTGGGCCGCTTGCCCCATTCACGTACATCGGCGTTATACCGTTTATATATCCCTGTAGCACGGAGCTATCACCATAGCGCAGCAATCCTTTAAGGAAAATGACGAAAGCTGACGTAGGTGGTGTCTTTAGGGTTCTAATATTTTGAGACAGCTGGCTGTTGAGGCCGTTAGGCAGATTTGCTGCTTCTTCATCTCCCTCTGAAGATGAACCTGCCGCACTGTCGACAGCGGGTCCGTCGGACGTCTTGAGCAAATCGACAATTGTAGAAAAGGCGACCTTGCCGGGAATACCGATAGCCACATTGCCAACCATCCCACTTATTTTATCGGTAAGAAAGCGAGGAACAACTCTGCCATTACTCATTGCGCCTATACGGACAGCCTCTTGCACAGCAAAATTATGTGCCAGCTTGGCGCGATACATCAGCGCCAATTGTAAGCACAATAAAGCCATAATCAACACCACTGGGATTGCAACGACAAATTCCACAAAACTGGCACCGCGTTGCGGCTTACTTTTTTACCGCTTTTTCTAAACATGTATTAAAGACCTAAAATTACAACTCGCATATCAACTCACTAGTTAGATTGGTGTAGCACCAAATCCCATCCCCTGAACGTAGTGATAATTCAGTTGTCTGACTGCATCAAGCGGTGAGCCGAGCAACGAGGCATCGTCCACCGAAACAAATAGCACCATCGCCACCAGCACCAATAGCAGTGCGTATTCCACCGCTATCTGTCCACCAACAGCTGGTCGTAATCTGATGTTTGGCTTTGCCACTTTCAGTTTCGCAATAGCCTTTTTGCGAATCCACAGCGCATGATTCATCGGGTGAGCCAATTCACTATCACAAAGGTCTGTTCGCCTATTTTGTTCACGGTGTAAGTAGCTTCTTGGTAATCCGCTGACACATAGCGGAATATAGTGGCGCCATTTGCATCGGTAGTTCTTTTATAGGCCAGTTTCCAGGCGTGCGCCGCGCGATCTTCTTCATAGAAAGCGATGTTTTGTTCGATGCTGTAGTTATTCGTCATTGTGGTCAGGATCGATACGCGATTGTCATCCACTGTGCGCACTTCGTTCAGCACATGTGTACCAGTTGGCTTACGCAGATGTTTTCCTAACACTGGCATTGGATTTTTTTGATCGGAATTGATGATCGCAGGCAGATCCGACAAGCTCAGATAGCCTTGAGTTTGCTTGTCGCCGCTGCTGCTCAGAATAGCTTGTTTGCTCCACCCATCCTTGACCCCCAAGATAATCACATTTTCTCCATCCACTCGGTTACTCACACGCCATTTTTCATGTGCCCAGGTGCGGGACAGCATTACCGCCGCTTCTTTCAATGTTTGCGGACTATCAACGGCATAGATAAGAATCGGCATGCCGTTGACTTCGATGCGATCGGCCACACGGCTTTTATTCCAGGCCGACGGAATGCCTTCCAGCAGCAAAGATGCACCCCGTTCCCATTTATCCGCGGCCGACGTTACGATGCATAGCATCGCGCAGCCACACGCCACTAAAAGATGTTTCAACATAGCTTTTACGGGCGTAATGCAGTCAACAGGCCATCTACCATGGTCGTACGTCATCCGCCGTAATCCCAGGGGCCGTCGAAAAGCGATAAGCCATATTGTCGAAGGGAGCTATCACACGAGCGCGCATAATGCCAGCCGGACACAGCTCATCTTGCGTATATGTCTTTCGCCGCGTAATGCCATCGACATTCGGAGTGCAGCCTACGCCAGACCAATCAGGCTCGGTGCTGCTGCCGTCCAAACTGAAATTTTCCTTATAGGAATTGGTGTCTTGGGCTAGCTTGAGTATCTGCTTGTTTCCACTGGAGTCGCCGTTAGTCCAGTTCGCGAACAAAGTGGAGGCGGTTGCCGCGCTCAGGCCAGGCTTATCGGTCAGATAGTTCCCGCCAAAACCCGCTTTACCGCCAATGATCTGCGAAGCATTTGCTACGGTTTTACTATTAATAACTTTGCCGACATAATTTTCACCAGATAGCGGATTGAGTTCTTGCGTTATCCGTTTGATCGCTACCGCTCCTGGTGCGGACCAGGAATTGGTGATCATCGCCAGACTATCTAGCGTATTCCGGCTATCGCCACCATCGGCGGATGCCGACGTGTCCGCTGGAACGATGCCAAAGATGCGATGCATGAATTTGGTGATGAATTCATTTTGATGAATGACGCCGCTAACGCTAACTTGCTCATAAGGTTTGGTGTCCAGCTTAAGATTGGTGAGTGTATTGTAGGTAGGATCGAAACCCATATTGAATTTATCAGTGACCGAGTTGGCGCTGGTGGTGACAGTCAAAGCCTGCTTGGCAACACTATCAAATCCGGCGTTTTCAAAACTATCAGTAAAAAAGCGCGCGGCAGTGCTCATCCAATCCCTATGATCTTTCATCAGGGCGCTGCTATCTAATTCAGTCTGATTGGCGCCACGCGGTGTCATATATACGTGACGAAATATTTTTTCACCAAGATTGCTATCACTACCGTATAGCGACGCATAGTCAGCATCATCGGTTGCTTTGTAAGCGGTGCGCTCCCAAATGGCAAAGCGTGCTGTCTCTACATTCAATTGTCGCAATTCGCCATAGCGCCATAGCCATTGCAAACCAAATAAAAAAATCATCAATACACTACATGCCAGGATGGATTCGACCAAAGCCTGCCCGCGCTGCCGCTGCCTCAGATGACACATAGAAAATCTTGAACGTAACATCAGTTAATAACCGTAGAGAGCAATAATTTTTCCGGATAATTCAAACCTTCCAATCGGGCATTCCAGTAGGGCTGCATCAGATTGGCATGCGTTACCACTTGCTGACGTATAGTCCAGCGCTCCAAAGGAGAACGGTAATAGACTCGTGCCTTGCCTATCGCTCGCAGATAAGTGGTTTTATATCTGCGTCATAGTCTTTGATCGCAATCTGTCCCAGATTAAATTTATCTAAAGGCTTGATCTGTGCTTTGTCCGCCGCCTCCTCTAGACCTACCATAAAAGTTGGCCCCAAATCTTTTAGAGCACTGTCCTGCAATTTCCTTGGCGCCACAAAGAGATTTCCGGGATCCTCGCGATCTGCCTGATAGTTGCCGATATTTGCATCTCGCATCTCCCACAAACCGAATCTAGATGCCGGCAAGCCCATGTCAACTCCTATACCGTTCTTCTGCCACAAAGTCTGGGTACCACGCGAGCTACGCATTGTGAGCGCATCAGCGACATTACCCAGCCCCACCAGATTAAGTAAAAATCTTAAACCGTTAGAGATCGGATCCCCCCCCTCTACTTCACCGGCAGAATTTGCCGCCAGCCTTTGCAGATCAGTCAATATGACTAATTGTTCGAGGTTGGAAGACTCCGACCCGATAAGCCTTCAAAATTAGTGGATTGCTGCCTCAGCGCAGCAATGGTGTCATCCACTTCGCCGTTGTTACCGGCAGTCGGCACAGCTAGTGCCTCACCAGAAGCCGGCATACCTGCAGGAGAACCACCAACAACATTACCGGGAGAATTCGTCGAGGCATTCTGCTGGTTGATCAAATCTTGAGAAGAATTCGATGAATTAATGCTGCGCCCCACAGACTCTAATAAAGGGGCTATTGGGGCGACTATTTCGTCGGCCTGATTTTCGTCCAAAGTAGCCACACTAGGCGTGCGCTTAATCGCACTGTTAGCGGCTTTGGAGGCCATTTGAAAGACACCACGTCCCAAATACCCTCCTCCCGGACCCGTGCCGTCTCCCTTGGCCGAACCCGGGGCCAACGAGGCACATGCCCCGCCCAAACGCGGCGCAGCGACTTCGCCGGTCGGATAAATGATGTAGGCGCAATCGTCCAAACCGACCGCCTCACCCCAATAACTCTTTTTCGCTGCGTCATTCTGTTTTACCGCATTGACATATTCATTCAGGTCGAGAGGAATGCTCTCCCCAGCACCTCCCTTTTTGCTAAGTCTGGACATATTGGCCGCGCCAGCCAACGGTATCTTGACACCAAGAATGTTTAAATCAGTGATATCAATATTGGTCCAGGCATAGTTGCCATCTTGCGTCTGAATTGCGCGTGTACCGCCGGTGCGATCATAGATGCACATGAGTGGGCTAATCGCGCTGCCGAGGAGTCCCAGTACCACCTGAATCGCTGGCCCAGCGATTTCCGCGCCTGGCATGCCCGGAATCATGTCTGATAATCCACTGCCGTTTGCTAAACCACTGATCCCTTCCCCAATATATTTCTGGTGACACATGTCCATCGCCCACAAACCTTGTATTTTTGGGAACAGACGGCGTCCGGCGCTGCCAGAGGTGAAATGAACATCTCACCGGTCATGAGACGATGTACCAAGTTAAACTCTATCCCTTCTTGATCCGCAGGCATCTTGGTCTTCATTTTCTCTAGGCCCAAAAACTTTTTCGGTGGCTGATGCAGTTTCAGCATGCGTAAAAACTCCGTCACTCCTTTGAGTGACTGGTAAGCGATTATGCTTGGTATATAACTTGCATCTGGCGCATTGGCCTTTAACAAATCTGTTTGGGCATTGGCGATTGCATTCAAAGTCGCAAGCAAATGCGTTTGCTGCGCGGCGAACAGAGCGTAGTTGCTTAAAGAGTTGGCCGCTGTGCCAGCATTGGCCAGCACAACACTAGTGACTCGTGCCAGATTACTGACTTTTTGAACGGCGCCCTGTACTGCTGCAATTCCGTTGGCAACATTCTTGATTAACGGACCGACTTCAGGAATAAACGCAGCCAGATCGCCAATAGCCTTGATTGCTTTTGGACTGTTACGCCAATATTGATCGGCCATAGTGGTGGTTGACCACATCCCAGTTAATTGTGAGACGGCTACGTAATTGGATACCATTGCGCGGTTGGTATAGGCAGTGTAATTTAAGCCTTCGGCAGCGATAGTGGCATCGCTATAAGCAATTGCGTCAGCGGCATTGATCAAATGACGCTTGTCACTCGTCACTTGCGCCATGTTGTAGACTGCAAACAGGCCGACACACAACACCGCAAAAAAGAAAATGGCGATCGGCAGAACCGCTCCCTGCTGCAATCGCTGGCGACGGCGTGACGCCGGCAAGATCCGCGCCACGTTCAG
This DNA window, taken from Collimonas arenae, encodes the following:
- a CDS encoding ATPase, T2SS/T4P/T4SS family, with the protein product MMKTQSRFLLTVVSDDYDILDEVLIDKERFVIGKADGSDLRLKGWNISKLHATFLIDDGSVFIEDSGSIFGTWVDGERINRLGPLVNNTAVKIGNYVLTLYTDSAQESGADRAPQPAVKPEILNVPSAAKDRELEQAPLITPKDDRLADERQPSTKQQVATTEPSVSSLRSVQPKETVASADEATQSGNVSGRVIDLEFARWRKTLHNAVLHEIDLRRIDANKMSEQDLKANVKSLIKELLGSTFNVPDHIDTEILTKEVLDEAVGLGPLEPMIADEGITEIMVNRHDEIWVERGGRLELSTATFTSDIAVLGAIERIVTPLGRRIDESSPMVDARLRDGSRVNAIIPPLSLRGPTLTIRKFSRRKMVAEDLIKYGSMTADMLHILRSAVEQRLNIVVSGGTGSGKTTFLNMMSAFVPDDERIVTVEDAAELQLSQPNLVSLESRPPNVEGKGHVAIRDLVRNSLRMRPDRIIVGECRGGEALDMLQAMNTGHDGSMTTLHANSPRDALARMEVLVLMAGMNLPVRAIREQISSAVHLIIQLTRYSCGARKVTAITEVVGIESETVQLQDIFKFQRDGLDQHGKTRGEFCYSGMKPAFIERMDHE
- a CDS encoding DUF192 domain-containing protein, translating into MKIVPAYKNNQIIIAKVAVGDSFFSRARGLMFSKKLDPQHGFLLKNCNSVHTFFMHFTIAVVYLSADFVVTKIIPLMPRRRLSGDRSACHTLELHPVTLAELKLKVGDQLRF
- a CDS encoding type II and III secretion system protein family protein yields the protein MKNQKLLRASLLLSAMVSSHAFSAGDPTRNGQALIRAKQNQSQMRGDAIEYLNGNVQGGGSLPASPPDDSSWRNASTLGSLQSQSGRVAISKQVAPIDDEIVMYAGEARVFEVGSVNRIAIGNGKIASTAVIEKTKLLVIAQEVGLTNILLWKKPNLSREIRLRVTALNILKQQRDIKQALADLPNIDVVRHGEKLFVEGSITTREELAKITALTDQYANLVNSTKLDLDVVPAYKQASQMLVFDLYFVEFKKGYLENLGVNWAKSFNGFNIGIFGEATRGSANLRPLPQNSGDTGGAFDLPNRKLRGVSAAVNASIAIPSIIQLAVDSGEAFVLASPSIATRNGGEARFVAGGEVPIPTVSQNGTNVTFKPYGILIEIAPHLDEFGNVTGILKAEVSKIDPSVSVGGIPGFTTRRTETDFSVKTGDAIILSGLYSQDGSTDVQKVPGLGDVPVVGNLFKSTGTTRNQTEVYLVAIPHNHEGEAGDSSNALRNLTNRINQSRKSAGMEVQSELPALQNLMTEPKPEPIASPPVEIDSLPEHKNH
- the cpaB gene encoding Flp pilus assembly protein CpaB, with amino-acid sequence MKLKRLIDLQKIKKAAPLIIIVLVAAFAVFLANNYLRTRSSEIEKSLNDEASKIRTTVTVPRVDLNPGDVLNMEQVAARNVPKEYMNFDVIAPEQIDAYIGKKLIRPVRKGTPLLESYFLLYESVPFSKSIDPGSRAITIPVDEINSFSGLLRAGDHIDLFYMMKRPLEAGAGAAPGQEDTMLAPLLTNVEVRATGQTTVREVEAADRAREVGAGTRRADTRTMYSTVTIAVPAADAQRVILIQTGARIVAVLRRPDEEGNAEKKIFLSDVVDPDGKRRLKMPTGPQVDYIIGGRFKTGEYVGGDEDPGKKIEALKRFLGSMAGNQ
- a CDS encoding TadE family protein — encoded protein: MEFVVAIPVVLIMALLCLQLALMYRAKLAHNFAVQEAVRIGAMSNGRVVPRFLTDKISGMVGNVAIGIPGKVAFSTIVDLLKTSDGPAVDSAAGSSSEGDEEAANLPNGLNSQLSQNIRTLKTPPTSAFVIFLKGLLRYGDSSVLQGYINGITPMYVNGASGPGQKWRAQFDAYLDALPNSCILYHNPTQAAFLESGNIELQGIDYGILKIPADYMRFRTPLGTAAADTYDIDTDSGLKGRWTGKTIQENTVLSIEILWSYPLKVPIANSVIIGLTRLFDSGDSPSSMVADFRSKALDRGRYPFSAAASYRAQNALHWQPFYPLGPPTPPVNDDGFQVIDLVRKMWNEIVGSTTYDPTEPQIGFCLGQYNLDGLAPKNQVSDHWWGESLDRSAASAAPASLSSSP
- a CDS encoding pilus assembly protein TadG-related protein; the protein is MKICGSRQHKYAKEFIQGLEEALRAESVSESPRIVAETVRRPDLTLNVARILPASRRRQRLQQGAVLPIAIFFFAVLCVGLFAVYNMAQVTSDKRHLINAADAIAYSDATIAAEGLNYTAYTNRAMVSNYVAVSQLTGMWSTTTMADQYWRNSPKAIKAIGDLAAFIPEVGPLIKNVANGIAAVQGAVQKVSNLARVTSVVLANAGTAANSLSNYALFAAQQTHLLATLNAIANAQTDLLKANAPDASYIPSIIAYQSLKGVTEFLRMLKLHQPPKKFLGLEKMKTKMPADQEGIEFNLVHRLMTGEMFISPLAAPDAVCSQKYKVCGRWTCVTRNILGKGSVV